One genomic segment of Syngnathus typhle isolate RoL2023-S1 ecotype Sweden linkage group LG8, RoL_Styp_1.0, whole genome shotgun sequence includes these proteins:
- the vsir gene encoding V-type immunoglobulin domain-containing suppressor of T-cell activation isoform X1 — MESQLLWSKTMLFWCCWLVLSSSGVTGKTSHAPSSLSISTPHLFWTCPEGATFAPDCAQTGAPLAPSDVLKHVWLFTPHSDQHCSGRLGPRHMTYGRPHGNHSLPPGFKFGYTKNNLWMALQNVTMVDQGRYCCMVLDFQQDHKHPNLVQSSHSHVILHVTPRRNGSQECTVIDSALPGGAVPVALAIAACILGLLSLPVILLLVYRQRQNNRSNRRAQELVRMDSEAQGHENPVFLRESPRAKTRTVAQIMTRQSSGTGHHLLSEPGTPMTPSSHGDVFFPLEDTIQGQEPTVNVGI, encoded by the exons ATGGAGTCCCAACTACTTTGGAGTAAAACCATGTTGttttggtgctgttggcttgtgCTGTCCTCAAGTGGAG TTACTGGGAAGACGTCCCATGCCCCTTCCTCACTGAGCATTTCTACACCTCACCTTTTCTGGACCTGTCCGGAAGGGGCAACTTTCGCACCCGACTGCGCTCAGACAGGCGCCCCCTTGGCCCCCTCTGACGTCTTAAAACACGTCTGGCTTTTCACGCCACATAGCGACCAACACTGCTCGGGACGGTTAGGCCCACGTCACATGACGTATGGTCGTCCACATGGAAACCACAGCTTGCCACCAGGGTTCAAATTTGGATATACGAAGAACAACCTCTGGATGGCTCTGCAGAATGTGACCATGGTTGACCAGGGTCGGTACTGCTGCATGGTCCTGGACTTTCAGCAAGACCATAAACATCCAAACCTTGTGCAGAGTTCCCACAGTCATGTTATACTCCATGTGACACCAC GAAGAAATGGATCTCAAGAATGTACCGTCATAGATTCCGCATTACCTGGAG GGGCTGTGCCAGTGGCCCTGGCCATCGCGGCCTGCATCTTGGGTTTGCTTTCGCTGCCCGTTATTCTGCTTCTCGTCTACAGGCAGAGACAGAACAACCGTTCCAACAGAC GTGCACAAGAACTGGTGAGGATGGACAG TGAAGCTCAGGGCCATGAGAACCCAGTGTTTCTTAGGGAGTCACCACGAGCGAAGACCCGGACTGTTGCTCAAATTATGACAAGGCAGTCCTCGGGGACAGGCCACCATCTGTTATCTGAACCAGGAACCCCCATGACTCCTTCTTCACATGGGGATGTTTTCTTCCCACTGGAAG
- the vsir gene encoding V-type immunoglobulin domain-containing suppressor of T-cell activation isoform X2 — protein sequence MESQLLWSKTMLFWCCWLVLSSSGVTGKTSHAPSSLSISTPHLFWTCPEGATFAPDCAQTGAPLAPSDVLKHVWLFTPHSDQHCSGRLGPRHMTYGRPHGNHSLPPGFKFGYTKNNLWMALQNVTMVDQGRYCCMVLDFQQDHKHPNLVQSSHSHVILHVTPRRNGSQECTVIDSALPGGAVPVALAIAACILGLLSLPVILLLVYRQRQNNRSNRRAQELVRMDSEAQGHENPVFLRESPRAKTRTVAQIMTRQSSGTGHHLLSEPGTPMTPSSHGDVFFPLEDTIPESPDNLLL from the exons ATGGAGTCCCAACTACTTTGGAGTAAAACCATGTTGttttggtgctgttggcttgtgCTGTCCTCAAGTGGAG TTACTGGGAAGACGTCCCATGCCCCTTCCTCACTGAGCATTTCTACACCTCACCTTTTCTGGACCTGTCCGGAAGGGGCAACTTTCGCACCCGACTGCGCTCAGACAGGCGCCCCCTTGGCCCCCTCTGACGTCTTAAAACACGTCTGGCTTTTCACGCCACATAGCGACCAACACTGCTCGGGACGGTTAGGCCCACGTCACATGACGTATGGTCGTCCACATGGAAACCACAGCTTGCCACCAGGGTTCAAATTTGGATATACGAAGAACAACCTCTGGATGGCTCTGCAGAATGTGACCATGGTTGACCAGGGTCGGTACTGCTGCATGGTCCTGGACTTTCAGCAAGACCATAAACATCCAAACCTTGTGCAGAGTTCCCACAGTCATGTTATACTCCATGTGACACCAC GAAGAAATGGATCTCAAGAATGTACCGTCATAGATTCCGCATTACCTGGAG GGGCTGTGCCAGTGGCCCTGGCCATCGCGGCCTGCATCTTGGGTTTGCTTTCGCTGCCCGTTATTCTGCTTCTCGTCTACAGGCAGAGACAGAACAACCGTTCCAACAGAC GTGCACAAGAACTGGTGAGGATGGACAG TGAAGCTCAGGGCCATGAGAACCCAGTGTTTCTTAGGGAGTCACCACGAGCGAAGACCCGGACTGTTGCTCAAATTATGACAAGGCAGTCCTCGGGGACAGGCCACCATCTGTTATCTGAACCAGGAACCCCCATGACTCCTTCTTCACATGGGGATGTTTTCTTCCCACTGGAAG ACACCATCCCTGAGTCTCCAGACAACCTCCTGCTTTAA
- the LOC133158594 gene encoding uncharacterized protein C10orf105-like has protein sequence MNTSHLGTNFSLASNRENTVFNMSTSTITPTISSHSVDNHDPEFTMMVVLGLSLLLAGLAIFLAVCRRFREDGECEAGCGSGETLKHERTQSSEPQLKVWKRLGSYRRSYNMSFRRPPHRRPHEHGNTRASHSPGTRTAQTGVNTELHLTTPCLYDYVTEI, from the coding sequence ATGAACACCAGTCATCTGGGAACAAACTTTAGCCTTGCCTCCAACAGGGAAAACACGGTGTTCAATATGTCAACCAGCACTATCACCCCCACCATCTCCTCGCATTCTGTTGATAACCATGACCCAGAATTCACTATGATGGTGGTGCTGGGTTTATCGCTGCTGCTGGCAGGGTTGGCCATCTTCTTGGCAGTGTGCCGACGCTTTAGAGAAGACGGGGAATGTGAAGCGGGCTGTGGCTCAGGAGAGACTCTGAAACATGAAAGGACCCAGTCTAGCGAACCGCAACTCAAAGTGTGGAAGAGGCTGGGCTCCTATCGACGCTCCTACAATATGTCCTTCAGAAGACCCCCTCATCGAAGGCCACATGAGCACGGGAACACACGTGCTTCCCATTCTCCAGGCACACGGACAGCGCAGACGGGGGTCAACACGGAGCTGCACCTTACTACGCCTTGTCTGTATGACTACGTCACTGAGATCTAG